The DNA region GGCAATCAGCAGTAGCACTGACAATAACCGTAGCGCCACGTCTGTCCAAATTAAATTAGGAAAACCAATCACCACCAAAGCTCGTGTAAAACTCACGCCCTCCATTTAGGGGGATTGGGAATAGGGAATAGGGAATAGGGAGTGGGGAGTAAGGAGGGAGATGAGGGAACAAGGAGAATAACCATGCCCAATGCCCAATGCCCAATGCCCAATGCCCAATACCCAATGCCCAATACCCAATCTACCTTTCTACAGGAATATTCAATGCCTCTAGCTTTAATTCTTGAGCGGGATAATCAGTAAGAGCAAGTGATATTTTCTTGACATCATCAAGTAAAGCTGTGGGAATGCTCACTGTACCTGTAAATGCTGGCCCATTTGCAGGCAATTCTGTTGGTAAACCCTCTGTACTAGCACTTAGGGTTCGTCCTTTATCATCGGTAACATCTAAAAAACTATACAGGAAGCGGACAGAATCTTTACCTTTGTTCTGCATTTTCACTTTCAGTAGCAAATCACCACCAGAGTAGCGGACAGATTGTACAGACATGGTTACGCCCTCACTCAAGGCTGTAACTGGAAAACCTGGCTGGAGTTTTTCTTCAACTACTGCTGGGGGTTTTTCCTCTGGTTTCTGCTTACTGCTATTGGTTTCTTCATCATCGTCCTCTAGCTTTTCTGATTTAGCTGCCTTGGTCTTACCCTCAATTCGCGCTTTGACAATTTTCAGAATTTCGTCCTCTTTTAATAGCACTAGACCTCCCTGTTGGGAGCTATTTGCCTTATTACTGGCAAATTTGGTTGTAGGACGCCCATCTGGTGTATTTACGCCTTTAAGTGCTGAACTACCTAGTTCAAACCCCAAAAGGGCACTCACAGAACCTGCTCCCATCATCAGGATTAACAAAACCAAAGTAAGAAGTACAGTAGAATTTATTTTCATCGCTGACAAGCTATCACAATAGAATGCTGGTCTATTTAAGAATAGTGAAGCTTTTGACCTCAATCCTTAAAGGAACTTAATCAATATTAGTCTGCACTATTTTATGATTAAATTATGTAGTATAAAAATCTGATAAGCTATTGTCGAGTATTCACAGGTGTAAATGTGTGCTATAATTATAAAATTGGCTAAACTCAGTGCATGAGGTATTTTCTTCAGTCTAAAATTAGCAAATCGGGTTGACCTAAGAGTTGAAGTAATTTACTCTTATGAACTCGAAAGCGAACAACATAAGCGCCTTTGGCCGATTGGGGAGGCAACGAACTCATAATTCGTCTTCAGGCTGGTTCGATTCCAGCAGGGCGCACTGAATGATCAAAAAGCAGTAATAGAGGGATAAAGGGCATGGGGCATGGGGCATTGGGCATTGGTCAATAATTAATAGTTATTCTCCCCCTGCTCCCTCATCCCCCACTCCCCACTCCCCACTCCCCACTCCCCAATATTACCGAGGTGGTAAAGTTTCAAACCTAAATTCAGTACCCACTTTGAGTTTGTTGCTATTGAAACGCGGAGACATCATTAGTGATGTGTCATAAGGATTTGGTAAATCAGGAGTGCGAATGTATGGATCATTGCCAACTTGCTGAGTCAGGACATCATGATATAAAGTGTTAAGCAATTGAGCGTCGCGGGCAATTTCATTTTCTGGGAAGGAACCACCGAAACTGGAACCAGATCCTAGAAATGAGTCTAGTTGGCGCTTGAGGCTACCATTTTCGTAGAAATTGCGATCGTGACGAAAATAAGCTCGCTCAAAGGCATCATTTGTAGTTTCAGTTTTGGGGGTTTCCGTTTGGGCAGATGCAACAGAGGGAAAAGCAATACCAGTAGCAACCAGTACCAATAAACCACCAAAGGTTTTAAATTTTATACCCACGTTCCTAACTCCTCAATTTTTGGGCAATCTTAATTTATGCTTAATTTCAGAACTCTGATGAGTTCAACCTTTGGTGTAGCACAACTTTTAATGTTTTGTAATGACGTATCCTACTGAAACTTTTACCCACTCAGATATTTGGGCAACTACTGCTGATTTAACTATTTTGCGCCACAAGCTACTAGATTTATTTTGCCAACTTGCTTATCAAGAAGGTGATTTTTTGCTCTCTTCTGGTCTGCGTAGTTCTTATTATGTCAACAAGACACAAGTAACACTCCATCCTCAAGGCGCTTTGGCAGTCGGACGTTTACTGTTTCCTTTGCTACCTGTAGATACACAAGCTGTAGGTGGTTTAACAATGGGGGCTGATCCAATTGTGACAGCAGTTAGTATAGTTTCTGTTTATGAAAACCGACCCATACCAGCGCTAATTATTCGCAAGGAAGCCAAGGGTTATGGAACGAGAGCTTATATAGAAGGCCCCAATTTACCAGAAGGTGCAAAAGTAGTAGTCTTGGAAGATGTGGTGACAACCGGGCAATCTGCTTTAAAAGCAGTTGAGCGTCTTAAAGATGCAGGTTATACCGTAAATCAAATAATTTCACTGGTAGACCGACAGCAAGGTGGAGGTGAGTTGTACCAGTCAGCTGGGTTGAAGTTTGAAACTTTGTTTTCGATTCAAGAAGTTCAGGAACGCTACCAACAACTTGCGAAATAATAAGTGTCGCTTGCCGAATTGTTTGACAATTTGACATATTTGTGTAGTTGAAAATATTACTCTTAAAGCCCTAATAAGGGTTTTATTATTTTATCCCAAATTGTGGGTTCTTACCCCAACGGTGTCTGAAACTAGATTGTCTAGCTTTGGAACTATGCAAAAAGAAGGTTGGTTATCAGGAGTATATTTTCTCGCAGATGCCTTGCGGACAGCAATTGTAGCGATACATCAATTACCACAGATACCGGAAACGTTATGGTTGAGGCTTTTGGGTAGGGGAAACTTGCAGTCGCAGGCAATTATCGAGTTGCAAACGATTAAATCATCCATACCAAAAAGCAACCCTGGAATTAGTTTACAACTTGCGCGAAAACTTGAGAGTAAATCAAGAATTAGAAGCAGATGATAGGCAGCTAGTTATGCGATTAGAACCACTTTATCAAAATCTTCAACTTCCCGCGCATCGTTGATTCGTACTACCCAACCATTAAACAATTCCTGAACCGTCACGATGGAAATCGCTACCTCTGCTCCCACCTCTGCAACTTGACGGCTCACTTGTGGATGTCGTTCTAATAACAGCGACACATGATCTGTATCTAACAGCCAAAGGCTCATACAGTGCTATTTATATCTAACTCGCGCTCAGTACGCAGTTCCTGAGACAGATCCGCAAACTCTTCATCTCCCTCAAACATCCCAATAAAATCTGTCCAGGGATTATTTGCCACTTCTAGGGTCAGCACCTCAATATTTGCCAGTCTAGCTTTAATTTGCTCCTGTACGGCTGCGATCACATCTGAACGGTTTTCAGCTTTAGCTGTACAATTAGGTAACTCTGGAACTGATGCGATAAAAAGTCCCGACTGAGCCTGTTCAACCAGAATATGAAGAGACAGCCTATTAAAACTTGTGACGGCTAGAAGATTCATAAGTACTGGTACTAGGTTCTCCTTCCCCATCATAATGCCTGTGTCAGCCGAAATTTTTTCCCTTGATATTTTCATCAGCTCGCGTTTCTTCAATTTTAATAACAGTCTCTGGCAAATCAGCATTTAAAATCCGTTCACTCAAATTTGCTAAAACCGCTTGTCGTAAATTTCACATAAGAGGTTTAAGTTGTGTCATTTGAACTTGAAGATATTCTGGAGGATGGTCGTTCAATTTGTCCTTTCCTTTACTTCCAAAAGCTTTAGGACATGACGCACTCCAGTAGATCACCAATGGGCTGAATTACCGTACACAATCGGCAACTCAAATTCTTATGTATACTTAAAGCCAGCAGCGGGATTTGAACTCGCGACCTTCCGATTACAAGTCGGATGCACTACCACTGTGCTATGCTGGCAATTTTTTTGATTACTCTCAAGTAGCAACCACAATTTATTATTGTACCATAATCCATTTATTTGTCTAGCTGTAATTGCTAAAAATATCTCCCTGTTCCGAAATTAGGCTAGAAGACCAGAGATTTTGGCAATATCGCTGCTTTTGTGTATCTAACCCAAGTTGCTAGTTACTCTTATGGGCGATCGCTTTGGGACAGTAAAGCAATAAAATGCCCTCCAAGAAGAGAAAATTAGGAGGGCTAAATGCTAAACGAAATAATTTCCATATATGCTATCATAGACGACCTGTTAAAGGCGATTGGGCATAATGAAGATTGTCGTCGAGAGATGAATGACGCAGAAATTATTACAACGGCAATAACATCGGCGATGTTCTTTAATGGTAATCATAGTAAGGCTTGTACCTATATGAAAGAACATAAGTTGATATCTAATATGTTAGAAAAGTCACGATTTAACCGGAGATTACACAGTGTCTCAATGTTAATCAACGACTTGTTTCATCAAGTGGGAATGGCACTGAAGGAAATTAGTGATTCCACTGAATATCTTTTAGACTCGTTCCCAGTGCCCATCTGCGATAACATCCGTATCTTTAATGTAAAAATAATACAGTCGGCGCAGTATAGAGGTTACATCGCATCGAAAAAACGATATTTTTACGGGGTTCGAGTTCAGTTATTAACAACCAAAAATGGTATTCCTGTCGAATTTGTGTTTATGCCTGGTAGTGCCAACGATGTACGTGCTTTAAATGCCTTACCCTTGAATCTACCACCTGGTAGTGAAATTTATGGTGATTCAGCTTACACCGACTACACGATTGAGGATGACTTGGAACAAACAAGTCACATTTCTTTAAAAGTCATGAGGAAAAAGAACTCCAAGCGTCAAGACCAGCCTTGGAATCAATATATTAAACAACATACTCGGCATTATATCGAAACTGTGTTTAGTAGTATCACTTGTGTTTTTCCAAAATCAATACATGCAGTCACTTATCAAGGGTTTTTACTTAAGCTACAAGCATTCATTTTTTCTTTTACTCTTCAACAAGCTTTTATTGAATAAGTAATTTATACAACTAATAGGCATTTAAGTAGCTGAATGCTGGCAACAATGGCATCGGCACGTTGGCGCTAGGCACCAACTTTGTTGTACGCGATCGCATGAATTGAGTGATAACAAGTGCATATCAGTCGATAACCAGCAACTTGGGTTATCTAGATGGTTGAGTTGGCGTTGCAATTGTAGTGATTGCGATCGCTGATAAAGTTGGTAAATTAATATTCATACCAAAAGCTAATAACTTAAATCCTGGGCTGAACCCAAAAATATCTGTTCAGTTCTAAAACTGTATTTTCTTGGCACAGCTGAATCAAGGAACAGAAATATATAATTATTTTTTACAGATTACAAGCATGGCAGCATTGCTCGGACGAGATTTATTAAGTCTAGCGGACATCAGTCCTACGGAACTTCAAGAACTCCTGCAATTGGCAACTCAACTTAAATCACAACAGTTGAAGTTGCAATGTAATAAAGTTTTGGGGTTGTTGTTCTCCAAAGCTTCTACTCGCACGCGGGTAAGTTTTACTGTGGCGATGTACCAACTGGGTGGACAGGTTATTGATCTCAACCCTAATGTCACTCAAGTTAGTCGCGGGGAACCTTTGCAGGATACGGCGCGGGTGTTAGAACGATATCTGGATATTTTGGCAATTCGCACTTTTGCACAGCAAGATTTAGAAACTTTTGCTCACTATGCCAAGATTCCGGTAATTAATGCGCTTACCGATGCAGAACATCCTTGTCAGGTATTAGCCGATTTATTGACGATTCAAGAAACCTTTAACAGCCTTGCTGGGTTAACTTTAACCTACGTGGGTGATGGAAATAATATGGCTAATTCTCTGATGTTGGGCTGTGCTTTGGTAGGGATGAATGTCAGAATTGCTACCCCTAGCGGATATGAGCCAGATTCTAAGATTGTAGAACAAGCAAGAGCGATCGCTAACAACAAAACGGAAGTCCTCGTCACTCATGATCCAGAATTAGCAGCTAAGGGTTCTGCTGTACTTTATACTGATGTTTGGGCGAGTATGGGGCAAGAAGCAGAGGCAGACAATCGAATGCCAATTTTCCAGCCTTATCAAATTTCGGAGCAGTTATTGAGCCTTGCACAACCAGAGGCAATTGTTTTACACTGCTTACCAGCCCATCGTGGTGAAGAAATTACCGAAGCTGTTATTGAAGGTTCTCAATCACGAGTTTGGGAACAGGCGGAAAATCGCTTGCACGCTCAAAAAGCTTTGCTTGCGAGTATTTTAGGGGCAGAATGAAAAGAGTTAGGAGACGCGATTGATCGCGTCTGTACAAAAGCTAAGAGTCAGAATAGCGAGTGTGCAGCTGGCTCTTGACTACTTAATTTGTAAAAAATCTAAAATAAATCGGTAAAAGAAAAGATAATTATTTTTCTTTTGCCTTTCATATTTTTACTTTTCTCTTGTTATAGGGAGTTTTTTGTAGTACTAATGTTCTAGAGACATTTATAATTACTTCCCAGAAATTTATGGAACGTTTAACAGAAGCTCAACAAGAACTTTACGAATGGTTGGCAGAATACATCCGATCGCACCAGCATTCGCCTTCAATTCGGCAAATGATGCAAGCGATGAACTTGAAGTCACCAGCACCAATTCAAAGCCGTTTAGAACATTTACGGACTAAAGGATATATAGAATGGACTGAAGGACAAGCGCGAACGATTCGGATTTTGCGTCCTGTGAAGCAAGGTGTACCAATTTTGGGGACGATCGCTGCTGGTGGTTTAATAGAACCGTTTACTGATGCTGTAGATCATTTAGACTTTTCTAATTTCGATTTACCTCCCCAAACTTATGCTTTGCGGGTAGCTGGCGATAGCATGATTGAAGATTTAATTACTGATGGCGATGTGGTATTTCTGCGTCCAGTAGCAGAACCAAATCATTTAAAAAATGGTACTATCGTTGCCGCCAGAGTCGATGGATTTGGTACCACATTAAAACGTTTTTATCGCCAAGGCGATCGCGTTACTCTCAAACCAGCAAATCCTAAGTACAATCCCATTGAAGTCATGGCTCAACAAGTACAGGTGCAAGGTTCTCTCATTGGTGTTTGGCGTGGTTACAACTGAATTGGGGAATGGGGCATGGGGCATGGGGCATGGGGGAGAATAACTCTGAACTCCTCACTCAGCACAACACCCAATGCCTAACACCCAATGCCCAATACCCAATACCCAATGCCCAATGCCCAATGCCCATTTACTTAAAATATGTACCTGACGAAAAATCCAGTGCAGCAACTGCCCACTTTCCGGTTGAAATTACCATTTGCAAGGGAAATTTTGGGCAGTTATTACACGCAACCATTACCAGGATGCCCAAGAATGCCTCCGTCTCTGCAATTGCGGCAATATCAGCGCCAAGCGATCGCTAGCTGGTTTACCAACAATGGCAGAGGGACGCTGAAAATGGCTACTGGTAGTGGTAAAACGATTACCGCACTAGCGATCGCTTGTGAATTGTATCAGCAGATTAATTTACAAGTTTTGGTGGTGGTATGTCCCTACCGCCATCTTGTTACCCAATGGGCGCGAGAATGCGAAAAATTTAATTTGCAACCCATTTTAGCCTTTGAGAATTTACGCACTTGGCAAAGTCAACTTTCTACCCAAATTTATAATCTGCGTTCTGGTTCTCAACGATTTGTCACGGTGATTACTACGAACTCCACTTTAATTGGAGATGGGTTTCAGTCTCAACTCAAATATTTTCCCGCCAAAACTTTAATTATTGGGGATGAGGCGCATAATCTAGGCGCACCCAAGTTAGAGGAAAGTTTACCGCGTAGCGTTGGGTTGAGACTAGCTTTATCTGCCACACCGGAAAGATATTTTGATGATTTTGGTACGCAATCTCTATTTGATTATTTTGGCCCAGTTCTCCAACCAGAGTTTACATTGAGGGATGCGATCGCTCAAGGTGCTTTGGTACATTATCTCTATTATCCGGTGTTGGTAGAGTTAACTGAAGCAGAAAGTATTGCCTATTTAAAGTTAACTAAAAGAATTGGGCGATCGCTACTTTATCGAGATCGAGAAAATGGCGAAGTAGGATTTGAAGACAATGAAGACTTAAAGCCGTTGTTGATGCAAAGAGCAAGATTAATTGGTGCAGCAAAAAATAAATTAACCGCCTTGCATGAATTAATGACAACTCGCCGCGAAACTAGCCACACACTTTTTTATTGTAGTGATGGTTCCCAAGAAGCGGGACAACGTTCATCTCTACGCCAACTTAAAGCTGTTGCTAAAATTCTGGGTGTGGATTTGGGGTATAAGGTAAGTACCTATACCGCTCAAACAACTTTACAAGAAAGGGAAATATTGCGCCATCAATTTGAAAGTGGAGAGTTGCAGGGTTTGGTGGCAATTCGTTGTTTAGATGAAGGTGTTGATATTCCGGCAATTAAAACTGCGGTGATTTTGTCAAGTTCTGGTAATCCCCGCCAGTTTATTCAGCGACGGGGGCGAGTTTTACGTCCTCATCCTGCTAAAGAACGCGCAACAATATTTGACATGATTGTTTTACCGCCAGATTTGGATAGAGAAACGATAGAAGTTGAGCGTAATTTGTTGAAAAAGGAATTACGGCGTTTTGTGGAATTTGCTGATTTGGCTGATAACGCTGGTGAAGCAAGAATGAAGTTACTTGATTTACAAAAGCGATATGGTTTATTAGATATTTGATGAGCAATTGTAAAATTTTTTAAGTTTAGAAAAAAGAAGCATTAAGTATGAAATAATAAAATTATGTTGATCATAATGGGATGTAAGTAATTCTAAAAATTTTACTTACATCCCATTATGATCTAAATCATTAATATGAATAATAGCAGAAAACGATAAAACAATAAAGTGTTTTTTTAAAGAAAATTAGGTTTTTAAAGATAACGCAAACAGTGGCTTTACGGAGGCTATTCTAGCACTAGAGAAAGTTAAAATGTAGAAAAACTATATTTAAAAATCCGATATGTCACAAGAGGCGAATATCGATGATGTTCAAGAGCCAATTACCACCGCACCACTGGAAGTACGGCAAATTATTGAGCGAGTATGGAAGCTGGAAAAAGGCAGGCTAGATAAGAAGATTAACAGCCATATAAATGATAATATTTTAGACATTATTAAGGAAGAGGTGCGATGAAGCTGACTTCAATCAAGCTCTGCAACTTTCGCTCCTTTTATGGTACGACACCAGAGATGATCATCGCTGGTGGAGATGCTCAAAACACGACAATCATTCATGGTAATAATGGTTCTGGTAAAACTAGCTTGCTGAATGCCTTTACGTGGGTATTGTATGATAAATTTAGTGCGGCATTTGCATCGATAGAGCAGTTAGTGAATAAGCGTGCGATCGCAGAAACTCAAAAAGGTCAAGCTGTAGAATGTTGGGTAGAGATTGGCTGGGAACATGAAGGTAAACGCTATCGAGTTAAACGCGCCTGTCGGGGTTATAAAAACGAAGGAGATTTTGACGCTGGCAAAACTCAATTAACTATGTGGGTTGGTGCGGATGATGGCAAATGGAATATACCAACTCAGCAGCCAGACGATATAATTAATCAAATTTTACCCGCTACTTTACATCAATATTTTTTCTTTGACGGCGAGCGAATTGAAGAAATAGTCCGTTCTGATAAAAAAGCTGAAATTGCTGAAGCTACAAAAATCTTCTTGGGTGTGGAAGTAATCAACCGTTCTATTAGACATTTGGGAGATGCTAAAAAAACTCTAGAAAATGAGTTAAAAGCTATTGGTGATTCTGAAACTAAGCAACTATTACGACAGCAAGAAAAGATAGAACGCGAACGTGAACGCATTACCAAACGGCAAATTGAAATTAGAGAAGAGTTAGAATATCAACAAACCTTCAAAAAAGAGACAAGTAACCGTTTGCGAGAACTGAGTGCTGCTAAGGAATTGCAAGAAAGATGGCAGGATTTAGAATTACAGAAAGCAGCAAATCAAGAAGAATATAAAAAAAACAAAGAAGCGCTTAAAAAAGTTATTTCCGCGCGGGGTTATACCGTTTTACTGTCAGAAACTACATCCCAGTTCCGAGAAATTATAAATGATTTGAAGCAGAGAGGCGAGTTAAAATCAGGAATTTCACGAGAATTTGTGAATGATTTACTCAATTCTCAGCGCTGTATTTGTGGCGCAGAATTACACGCAGGTAATCATTCTCATAGTCATGTGAGTACCTGGTTAAATAAAGCCGGTTCTTCGGCGGTGGAAGAAACTGCAATTCGCATGAGCGCACAAGTAGATGAAATTGATAAGCAAGCCATAGGTTTTTGGGAAGAAGTTGATAGAGAACAATCCAGAACTAATCAATTAAGGCAAAGCATATCTCAAATTGAAGGAGACTTAGACAATATTCAAGAACGGTTGCGAAAAGATGCTAATGAAGAAATTAGCAGTTTACAAAAACGCTTAGATGAAATAGAAAGTAAAATTGATGAGTTAAATCGAGAACAGGGTGCAAATCAGCAGCAAATTGCTCAACTCACAACTGAGATTGAAGGTTTGAATAAACAAATTGCAAAGCAAAAGCTGAATGAAGACAAGCAAACTTTAGCACAGCGACGAATTAACGCCACTCAAGATGCAATCGAACGGTTAACAGAAGTTAGAAATCGTCAAGAACAACAATTTCGCCTGCAACTAGAAAAGCGAGTACAAGAAATATTCATGGATATTTCTGTAACTCCATACATTCCTAGAATTAGTGAAAAATATGAACTGACATTAGTAGAAAATACTACAGGTGTGGAAGCTCCAGTTGCAGCATCCACGGGGGAGAATCAAATTCTCAGTTTATCCTTTATTGCCAGCATCATTGACAAAGTAAGGGAATGGAGTGAGAAGCGGAAAATGATGATGATTCCCGATAGTAGCACTTTCCCAATTGTAATGGATTCACCCTTTGGTAGTTTGGATGAGAATTCGCGGCGACACATTGCGAAGACAATTCCCCAATTAGCGAATCAGTTGATAGTTTTAGTTACTAAAACTCAGTGGCGGGGTGAAGTTGAAGCAGAGATGACAGAAAGAATTGGGAAAGAATATGTGCTTACGTATTATTCTTCTAAGCCTGATTGCGAACAAGATTATATTAAGTTGGGTGACGAAAGATATCCTTTAGTGAAACAAAGTCCGAATGAGTTTGAGTATACGGAAATTATCGCAGTTGAACGGAATAGGTAATTACTCACCCAGAGACGCAGAGGCGCAAAGGTTTTTTCTTGGTTACATTTGAGAAAAAGAGAGGAATAAAGTTATGGTTGCGAGTCCAGACAAAAATTATATGTCTCCCCAAAAATATCTGGAATGGGAAGAACGCCAAGAAATTAAATATGAATATATTGATGGTGAAGTTTTCGCCATGACTGGGGGTACTCTTCCTCATACAACTATTGCTTTAAACTTAGCTTCAGCGTTAAAAATTCATCTAAGGGGAAGTGAGTGTCTTCCCTTTATGGCGGATGCGAAAGTAGGTGTATCTGAGAAGGGGCCTTTTCATTATCCTGATGTTGTGGTGAGTTGCGATGAACGGGACAAACAAGCTATTCAATTTCTGCAATATCCTTGTTTAATTGTTGAAGTTCTGTCCCCAAGTACGGAAGCTTACGATAGAGGTACAAAATTTACGCGGTATCGTCGCATTCAGACTTTGCAAGAATACGTCCTCATTGATGCTGAAAAAATTGGTTTAGATTGCTTCCGATTAAATGATAGAGGACTCTGGGAGTTACATCCTTACGAAGCAGAGGATGAGGTTTATTTAACCAGCGTTAATTTCCGCTTTCCGATATCTTTGGTGTATGAAAATGTTCAGTTTCCTATTTAAGTTAGGATTATCCTCGATTCATTATTAGGGATTTTATGAGTATTAAAACTGAAGCAACTATTGAAGATTTGTACCACTTACCTGACAATTGTAAAGCAGAGATTGTCAATGGAAAATTGGTGCTAATGTCTCCAACTGGATTTTTGCCAGGACGTGCAAGTGGTGAAATTTATGCAAGTCTACGGGATTATGAACGTCTGACAAAAAGTGGTTACGCTTTGCCTGATAATGTCGGTTTTATTGTCAATCTCCCTAATCGTCGTTCTTTAAGTCCTGATGCTGCGTTTTATACTGGCAAACCTACAGGTGGGAAGTTTGTTAATGGTGCGCCTATATTTGCTGCTGAGGTAAGAAGCGAAAATGATTACGGTGATAAAGCTGAGAAAGACATGGCTGCTAAACGCCGTGATTATTTTGCATCTGGTACTTTGGTAGTTTGGGATGTAGATGTACTTAAAGAGGAAGTTATTAGAGTATATCGTGCTAGTAATCCTGAAGAACCGGAAGTGTATCGCCGTGGGGAGGTGGCTGAAGCTGAACCCGCAGTACCAGGATGGACTATGTTGGTGGATAATTTGTTTGTTTAGCGATCGCCTACATACTAGTATAAAATAATGCGCTAATAATTACTATCACTTCCAACTTTCGGTTAAAATAGCAACAATGTAGATATTAAAACAATGGCGGAAACTGGCAGAATCAGGGTTGCTAAAGATAAGGCTGAGTTGGTGAAGGATTTAACATCTTCAGATGGTGGAACAGGGCCTTTTAATACTTTTGCTGATGTGATTGTGTTTGCAGCAGCTTTGGGTGCAAAGCATAAAAAACGCGTGCCTTTG from Nostoc commune NIES-4072 includes:
- the pyrE gene encoding orotate phosphoribosyltransferase, producing MTYPTETFTHSDIWATTADLTILRHKLLDLFCQLAYQEGDFLLSSGLRSSYYVNKTQVTLHPQGALAVGRLLFPLLPVDTQAVGGLTMGADPIVTAVSIVSVYENRPIPALIIRKEAKGYGTRAYIEGPNLPEGAKVVVLEDVVTTGQSALKAVERLKDAGYTVNQIISLVDRQQGGGELYQSAGLKFETLFSIQEVQERYQQLAK
- a CDS encoding type II toxin-antitoxin system HicB family antitoxin yields the protein MKISREKISADTGIMMGKENLVPVLMNLLAVTSFNRLSLHILVEQAQSGLFIASVPELPNCTAKAENRSDVIAAVQEQIKARLANIEVLTLEVANNPWTDFIGMFEGDEEFADLSQELRTERELDINSTV
- a CDS encoding IS982 family transposase; this translates as MLNEIISIYAIIDDLLKAIGHNEDCRREMNDAEIITTAITSAMFFNGNHSKACTYMKEHKLISNMLEKSRFNRRLHSVSMLINDLFHQVGMALKEISDSTEYLLDSFPVPICDNIRIFNVKIIQSAQYRGYIASKKRYFYGVRVQLLTTKNGIPVEFVFMPGSANDVRALNALPLNLPPGSEIYGDSAYTDYTIEDDLEQTSHISLKVMRKKNSKRQDQPWNQYIKQHTRHYIETVFSSITCVFPKSIHAVTYQGFLLKLQAFIFSFTLQQAFIE
- the argF gene encoding ornithine carbamoyltransferase, translated to MAALLGRDLLSLADISPTELQELLQLATQLKSQQLKLQCNKVLGLLFSKASTRTRVSFTVAMYQLGGQVIDLNPNVTQVSRGEPLQDTARVLERYLDILAIRTFAQQDLETFAHYAKIPVINALTDAEHPCQVLADLLTIQETFNSLAGLTLTYVGDGNNMANSLMLGCALVGMNVRIATPSGYEPDSKIVEQARAIANNKTEVLVTHDPELAAKGSAVLYTDVWASMGQEAEADNRMPIFQPYQISEQLLSLAQPEAIVLHCLPAHRGEEITEAVIEGSQSRVWEQAENRLHAQKALLASILGAE
- the lexA gene encoding transcriptional repressor LexA, which translates into the protein MERLTEAQQELYEWLAEYIRSHQHSPSIRQMMQAMNLKSPAPIQSRLEHLRTKGYIEWTEGQARTIRILRPVKQGVPILGTIAAGGLIEPFTDAVDHLDFSNFDLPPQTYALRVAGDSMIEDLITDGDVVFLRPVAEPNHLKNGTIVAARVDGFGTTLKRFYRQGDRVTLKPANPKYNPIEVMAQQVQVQGSLIGVWRGYN
- a CDS encoding DNA phosphorothioation system restriction enzyme; this encodes MPPSLQLRQYQRQAIASWFTNNGRGTLKMATGSGKTITALAIACELYQQINLQVLVVVCPYRHLVTQWARECEKFNLQPILAFENLRTWQSQLSTQIYNLRSGSQRFVTVITTNSTLIGDGFQSQLKYFPAKTLIIGDEAHNLGAPKLEESLPRSVGLRLALSATPERYFDDFGTQSLFDYFGPVLQPEFTLRDAIAQGALVHYLYYPVLVELTEAESIAYLKLTKRIGRSLLYRDRENGEVGFEDNEDLKPLLMQRARLIGAAKNKLTALHELMTTRRETSHTLFYCSDGSQEAGQRSSLRQLKAVAKILGVDLGYKVSTYTAQTTLQEREILRHQFESGELQGLVAIRCLDEGVDIPAIKTAVILSSSGNPRQFIQRRGRVLRPHPAKERATIFDMIVLPPDLDRETIEVERNLLKKELRRFVEFADLADNAGEARMKLLDLQKRYGLLDI
- a CDS encoding AAA family ATPase, producing MKLTSIKLCNFRSFYGTTPEMIIAGGDAQNTTIIHGNNGSGKTSLLNAFTWVLYDKFSAAFASIEQLVNKRAIAETQKGQAVECWVEIGWEHEGKRYRVKRACRGYKNEGDFDAGKTQLTMWVGADDGKWNIPTQQPDDIINQILPATLHQYFFFDGERIEEIVRSDKKAEIAEATKIFLGVEVINRSIRHLGDAKKTLENELKAIGDSETKQLLRQQEKIERERERITKRQIEIREELEYQQTFKKETSNRLRELSAAKELQERWQDLELQKAANQEEYKKNKEALKKVISARGYTVLLSETTSQFREIINDLKQRGELKSGISREFVNDLLNSQRCICGAELHAGNHSHSHVSTWLNKAGSSAVEETAIRMSAQVDEIDKQAIGFWEEVDREQSRTNQLRQSISQIEGDLDNIQERLRKDANEEISSLQKRLDEIESKIDELNREQGANQQQIAQLTTEIEGLNKQIAKQKLNEDKQTLAQRRINATQDAIERLTEVRNRQEQQFRLQLEKRVQEIFMDISVTPYIPRISEKYELTLVENTTGVEAPVAASTGENQILSLSFIASIIDKVREWSEKRKMMMIPDSSTFPIVMDSPFGSLDENSRRHIAKTIPQLANQLIVLVTKTQWRGEVEAEMTERIGKEYVLTYYSSKPDCEQDYIKLGDERYPLVKQSPNEFEYTEIIAVERNR
- a CDS encoding Uma2 family endonuclease, with product MVASPDKNYMSPQKYLEWEERQEIKYEYIDGEVFAMTGGTLPHTTIALNLASALKIHLRGSECLPFMADAKVGVSEKGPFHYPDVVVSCDERDKQAIQFLQYPCLIVEVLSPSTEAYDRGTKFTRYRRIQTLQEYVLIDAEKIGLDCFRLNDRGLWELHPYEAEDEVYLTSVNFRFPISLVYENVQFPI
- a CDS encoding Uma2 family endonuclease; the encoded protein is MSIKTEATIEDLYHLPDNCKAEIVNGKLVLMSPTGFLPGRASGEIYASLRDYERLTKSGYALPDNVGFIVNLPNRRSLSPDAAFYTGKPTGGKFVNGAPIFAAEVRSENDYGDKAEKDMAAKRRDYFASGTLVVWDVDVLKEEVIRVYRASNPEEPEVYRRGEVAEAEPAVPGWTMLVDNLFV